The Branchiostoma lanceolatum isolate klBraLanc5 chromosome 10, klBraLanc5.hap2, whole genome shotgun sequence genome has a window encoding:
- the LOC136443030 gene encoding mucin-22-like, giving the protein MVPYLVEGPGETPGVRTTTLQPPDVSATTSQHPGVRTTTLQPPDVSATTSQPPGVRTTTLQPPGVRTTTLQPPDVSATTSQHPGIRTTTLQPPDVTATTSQHPGVRTTTSQPSGVRTTTLQPPDVSATTSQPPGVLTTTLQPPDVSATTSQHPGVRTTTSQPSGVRTTTLHPSYVSATTSQPPDVSATTSQHPGVRTTTLQPPDVSATTSQPPGVRTTTLQPPDVSATTSQHPGVRTTT; this is encoded by the exons ATGGTGCCATACCTTGTCGAAGGCCCTGGAGAA ACTCCCGGTGTCCGAACTACAACATTACAGCCTCCTGATGTctcagctacaacatcacagcatcCCGGTGTCCGAACTACAACATTGCAGCCTCCTGATGTctcagctacaacatcacagcctcccggtgtccgaactacaacattacagcctcctggtgtccgaactacaacattacagcctcctgatgtctcagctacaacatcacagcatcCCGGTATCCGAACTACAACATTACAGCCACCTGATGTCacagctacaacatcacagcatcccggtgtccgaactacaacatcacagccttccggtgtccgaactacaacattacagcctcctgatgtctcagctacaacatcacagcctcCCGGTGTCCTAACTACAACATTACAGCCTCCTGATGTGtcagctacaacatcacagcatcccggtgtccgaactacaacatcacagccttCCGGTGTCCGAACTACAACATTACATCCTTCTTATGTctcagctacaacatcacagcctcctgatgtctcagctacaacatcacagcatcccggtgtccgaactacaacattacagcctcctgatgtctcagctacaacatcacagcctcCCGGTGTCCGAACTACAACATTACAGCCTCCTGATGTttcagctacaacatcacagcatcCCGGTGTCCGAACTACAACATAA